The genomic stretch tactgagatgaagaatatcttatttttaataaggttgaaagtatttctcataatgcttcttctttgtactttgtaagcactattcatttgaacaacctcttaaactggatcatatcagtacaatgtttaacttctttacttgatccattccatcatttaattccacatcattttagctgtttgcaattttaccaaatcatcgaactttaatatctttgattcaataaataaactgtttgtatgttctctatatccaacattatgtatcagtctaattgatctttattgtaacacggttaacaaatgtagcgcacatttgtagttatttccccacatttctgcacaataactcagatatggtaatactatagtagcgagcagtagacaatgtgaagtgatttgttaaaccaaatattgtatttttttttccatatacaacaacctatctggactcgataagagaatcgataaggaatcggttcgataagaggattcgataataggctcgaactcgataatttcttatcaaacatcatccctacgccacacgttacgttggttggttctgatacaaagtcaccaatggaaacaaaatagttcctatcttgtagatatgacttgaaccagcttaaaactgtgcctgagatccccacccagttttccaacctgtccaaaagtattgaatggtcgacagtgtcaaatgcagcactgaggtccaaaagcattaatactgaagttttgccagagtctgtgtttagacatatgtcatttataactttaagaagggccgtctctgtgctatgaagaggtcgaaaacctgactggaagttgttgtggcagccagtagaagccaagaagtgatttagttgttggaggacaactttctcaattattttacttatgaatggtagatttgaaattggtctgtagttgttgataacagaggcatctaggctccgcttttttagaagaggtttaatgactgcagttttgaaagccttcgggaaattgcccgattgaatagaattattaactatttgcaatacgTCTGTTGACAGGCAGTCAAAAAAATTCtcaaagaagttggtaggtaaaacatcaaggcagcaggtggatgactttagagctgtcaccgtttccactagagttttagagtctatggcattaaagcttgccatcattgctgtgttacttttgcctaaatgggttggtgatccaactttttggcTTAAGATATTAATGGCgtgtctgatgccttcaattttatcagtataaaagaatgcaaacttattgcatttctgcgtggaatggagttcggctggtatttgtgttggggggttggtcagtctgtcaacggttgagaatagggttttggccttatttgtgttgctgtttatgatattggagaataatgtttctctagcactttttaagactaaattgtaggcctggaggctctctttatagatgtcatggtgaatatgaagttttgtattctgcCAGATTTGttcagggtgccttttgcttaccagaaatcgttttaactgtagcaggtgcaatgatatctataatattcacaattttggaattaaagttgcttacaggATCATCAACATGACATGGGTTACTTACTGCATCTGCATTATGTGCGAGCCTTTTaaagcacactgaacaactaaatgttttttctcctatgtgttctcatgtgttgagtcaatattctcttaacagaaaagcttttgccacaaactgaacacttatatggtttttcatctgagtgtgttctcatgtgttctatCAAACCACCCTTAAAAGAAAAGCTTTTTCCACAAACTGAAcagctaaatggtttttcacctgtgtgtgttctcatgtgttcagtcaaatatcTGTTAACAgacaagcttttgccacaaactgaacaattaaatggcttttcacctgtgtgtgttctcatgtgttcagtcaaagaggtatttcgagaaaagcttttgccacaaactgaacaattaaatggtttttctcctgtgtgtgttctcatgtgttgagtcaaagagcttttttgagaaaagctgttgccacaaactgaacaattaaatgttttttctcctgtgtaagttctcatgtgttgagtcaaagagctatttcgagaaaagcttttgccacaaactgaacaattaaaaggtttttcacctgtgtgtgttctcatgtgctgaGTCAAcatgctattttgagaaaagcttttgccacaaactgaacaattaaatggtttttcacctgtgtgtgttctcatgtgtcgactcAACAAGCTATTTTGATTAAaggttttgccacaaactgaacaattaaatggtttttcacctgtgtgtgttctcatgtgccgaGTCAAATTGAACTTTGTAGTGAAACtttcagcacaaactgagcagctcaaacatgttttacctctcttctttgaagagcattcagagtgtttgttgtcagtgtgagtcctcatatcaccttcacagtctgtatcgctgctcaaaggttcttcaacctcgtcttcagcctcactatctgatagaggagctaagaggttgtctacttgtggtttctcttcatcatcttcagtcttcacagagagaatactcagtggaaacttggtgtaatcagcttcctctcgtcctagaagacactctccctcctgagtgatgcagagttcctcctcttcctttttaatgcagggtggttgtggagtctcctgcttcaaagtggagctcccccctaactgaggggaaatttcttctggattaccgatcagctgctggacgtctgcaagacacaaacaaacaaaaacacactttcttctatgtactgtatgagtgtgtagtagggttgtacagtatactgctactaataaagtattgtggtactaatcaattgaaatcggtactataccacctttgaaaagtaccaataccgttctttcatctgaatgccgct from Entelurus aequoreus isolate RoL-2023_Sb linkage group LG17, RoL_Eaeq_v1.1, whole genome shotgun sequence encodes the following:
- the LOC133632490 gene encoding zinc finger protein 37-like isoform X2, which translates into the protein MDDYCYAKMATSAKREHERESAPPTSSKSPTEIKTKDEDVQQLIGNPEEVSPQLGGSSTLKQETPQPPCIKKEEEELCITQEGECLLGREEADYTKFPLSILSVKTEDDEEKPQVDNFLAPLSDSEPEDEVEEPLSSDKDCEGDMRTHIDNKHSECSTKKRDVQQLIGNPEEISPQLGGSSTLKQETPQPPCIKKEEEELCITQEGECLLGREEADYTKFPLSILSVKTEDDEEKPQVDNLLAPLSDSEAEDEVEEPLSSDTDCEGDMRTHTDNKHSECSSKKRGKTCLSCSVCAESFTTKFNLTRHMRTHTGEKPFNCSVCGKTFNQNSLLSRHMRTHTGEKPFNCSVCGKSFSQNSMLTQHMRTHTGEKPFNCSVCGKSFSRNSSLTQHMRTYTGEKTFNCSVCGNSFSQKSSLTQHMRTHTGEKPFNCSVCGKSFSRNTSLTEHMRTHTGEKPFNCSVCGKSLSVNRYLTEHMRTHTGEKPFSCSVCGKSFSFKGGLIEHMRTHSDEKPYKCSVCGKSFSVKRILTQHMRTHRRKNI
- the LOC133632490 gene encoding zinc finger protein 37-like isoform X1 is translated as MDDYCYAKMATSAKREHERESAPPTSSKSPTDIKTKDEDVQQLIGNPEEVSPQLGGSSTLKQETPQPPCIKKEEEELCITQEGECLLGREEADYTKFPLSILSVKTEDDEEKPQVDNFLAPLSDSEPEDEVEEPLSSDKDCEGDMRTHIDNKHSECSTKKRDVQQLIGNPEEISPQLGGSSTLKQETPQPPCIKKEEEELCITQEGECLLGREEADYTKFPLSILSVKTEDDEEKPQVDNLLAPLSDSEAEDEVEEPLSSDTDCEGDMRTHTDNKHSECSSKKRGKTCLSCSVCAESFTTKFNLTRHMRTHTGEKPFNCSVCGKTFNQNSLLSRHMRTHTGEKPFNCSVCGKSFSQNSMLTQHMRTHTGEKPFNCSVCGKSFSRNSSLTQHMRTYTGEKTFNCSVCGNSFSQKSSLTQHMRTHTGEKPFNCSVCGKSFSRNTSLTEHMRTHTGEKPFNCSVCGKSLSVNRYLTEHMRTHTGEKPFSCSVCGKSFSFKGGLIEHMRTHSDEKPYKCSVCGKSFSVKRILTQHMRTHRRKNI